GGTTTAGATACCCTGTATGTCAGGCTGGACCCCAGGGGAAAAGGAAAAAAACATTCGGTGGAAAGATTTGCCGAGGCCCGGATAAGTGCATTTTTCCAGGAAACTGAAAACAGCAGGAAAGTGTATAACGGGCGGGGGGTATTTGAAGATGCGTTTCCCTCACGGATGATCGGACATGTGGGACGGAACGATACATTTGTCATACATCACAGTACTTTATATAGTGTAGTCAAACCGGTTCTCTTCGGTCTTATCATGACCGGGTTGGTTTGGCTTCTGTATTCATACCGGGGGTAGATTTTTGACTTTACACTATCGTATCATACCTGTTTTTCTGGCTATGTTAATTGCGATTTCAGCCATAGGATGTGCTTCCAAGATGAAAGAAAAAGAATTGACCATGGACGCACATTTCTATTTCAACCGTGGCCTGGTGGAGATGAAAAAGAAGGATTATCCCAAGGCCATCGGGGATTTTCAGACGGTGGTGGAGTCATTTTCCGGTTCGGAAATTGTGGACGAGGCTCTTTTCAACCTGGCGGAGGCGCATTTTAAAAATGAGGATTACCTTACTGCGGCGTATGAATTCGAGCGGGTTTATGTCGATTATCCTTCGAGCGATTATGCTGCCCAGGCTCAGTACAAGAAAGCTCTCTCCTATTTCATGGAATCCCCGAAAGCAAGCCTCGATCAGGAAAACACCCATCTCGCCATCGATGAGTTCAACCGGTTTATTGAAAATTACCCCAATAATTCCCTTGAGGCGGATGCGCAAAGAAAGATCGAAGAACTACGGGAAAAGCTGGCTTACAAGGAGTACCTTGCCGCTCAACTGTATTACAAAATGAAATACTGGGATGCCGCCATCATCTACTACCGGTCGGTCATCAAGGAATATCCACGGTCAGCCTGGGTGGACGACTCCGAGCTCGGCATCGGACTGGCCTATATAAAGAAAAAGGAATACAGCGGCGCGGCTGAAGTCTTGAAACAGCTTATCGCCGGTGAAAAAACAGATTCCGGCGTCAGGAAAAAGGCGTCCAAACTACTTTCGGAAATCCAAAAATATGGAGAAAAAAAGTGAGAAAATCGCCCTGTTCGGCGGCACCTTCGACCCGGTGCACCACGGCCATCTCATCATTGCCCAGGCGGTTATTGAAGAGGCCGGTCTCGACAGGGTGATTTTCGTGCCTTCTGCGCGGCCGCCGCATAAAAACAGGGATATCATGTTCACAGCGGAAGACCGTTTCCGGATGCTTTCTCTTGCCCTTGACGGCAACCCCCGTTTTATCCTTTCTGACATGGAAATAAAACGGAAAGGGCCATCCTATACCATTGACACGATCCGGGAATTCAAATCCAGCCTTCCTCTGAATACCAAACTGTATTTCCTGGTGGGGATGGATAATCTGTTCGAGATGGAAACCTGGAAAGACCCTGTTGAAATTCTTGCTGAGTGCGTTATCCTGGCCGCAGACCGTGCATGCCGCCAGGGCCGTGAAATCCCCGATTGGCTTTCCGGGCGGGTACAGAAAGTGATGACGCCGCTCATAGATATTTCCTCTTCCGATATCCGCCGCCGCCTCCGTGAGGGAAAAAGCGTCCGTTATCTTGTTCCCGAAGCGGTGAACGGGATGATAGAGAAAATTCTGCAAGGATGAAAAGTCCCGAATTTAATTTTTTCCGCTTACTACGATGCGTAATTCCCGAAAAAAACCTTTGCTATTGAGATCCCCGTTTGCTATGTATTGATAAGCAGAAACACTATGATAATTGTAGAGGTAAGGGTATGAACTTGGAGATTCTATCACCCGACCGGCTGAGCGCCCTATTGAAAGATTTCAAAGAACACCACGGAGCGGAATATCATTTGCGAGCGCTGGGCTACTTTGGCTCCTACGCCCTCAACACTGCGACATCCGAAAGCGATGTGGACATTGTATTCGATACCGACGCCCCCAACCTGTTCATGACCGCCATGATGAAACAGGACTTGGAGGAACTACTGGGATGCCCGGTGGATGTGCTGCAGTTGCGCGGATTGACCAACCCCCGGTTGAAGGCACGCATCGAGAAGGAAGCTGTATATGTATGATCCGGAAATTGTGCGCATCATTTTGGAGCACTACCCCACGGCGCAGGCAATCTACCTGTTCGGGACCTACAGCACGGAGTTCGAACGGCCCGACAGCGATGTGGATATCGCGATCCTGCTGCCTCATTCTGATGCTAAGCGAGAGGGATTCATGACCTTTAGCGATGCGGTTGTAGCCCTGGAGCGGCTGCTTGGCAAGGACGTAGATTTGATCAATCTGCGCCAGGTGTCCACCGTATTTCAGAAAGAAATCATCATGGTAGAACGGCGTATTTTTTGTGCCAACACATATGCTGCAGATGAGTTCGAAATGCTGACACTTTCGTTTTATCAAAAACTCAATGAAGAGCGTGCCGACGTGCTTGCCGAGGGATTACGCAGCGGGAGGTTTTACAACATTTGAACGAGATCATCCTGAATAAAAAGCTTAGCATCGAGCGCTGTATCAAACAGATTAACACATATTATGCTTTAGATACAGGCCTGCCTTTCAATAAAGACTATCTCAAGCAAGATGCCATTGCCTTGAACCTGCAGCGAGTCTGCGAACTGACGATTGACATTGCCAATTACCTCATCAAAAGCAAGAAGCTGGGTTTGCCCCAGGAAAGCCGGGATAGCTTTGCCCTTTTAGAACAAGCCGGTCTGATTCAGATAGGGCAAATGAACATGCTGCAAGCAATGGTGGGGTTTCGCAATACGCTTGTGCATCAATATCAGAAGCTGGATCTGAACATAATGGTTGATATAATCGAGCACCATATGCTTGATCTGCTCGACTTTGCCAATTGTGCATTGAAAGCGATGGATTAACCAATAGCCACTTATCTTGTTTTTTCCGAATCGCCCTGGGCCTTTTCGCCCTTACCCTCAGAGGATTGCGGGGTCCCCGGCTTTTGTCCTGCAAAAGTCGGGGTGCCTCAGGGGGCTGCCTCTCAAAGAGTTATCTCTTTGGGCACTGCAAAATTCACCAACGAATTTGGAGAAGAACCATAATAATAGACTTGAGAAATAAATTCTTCTTGTCACTATGTGCTATTCTGCATATATTCTGCATATATTCTGAACATACTTAAAAAAAGCTTCAATCGCAGTTACCCCGTCCGAAAGCAGGCAATGTACCGAAAATCATTGTCCTTTTTTGCAGGCATCTCGAGGCGGAAACCCTCACCGAAACCCTTTATTCCGGCATCTCCGAGATCCTTTAAAGCCAGGGCGCTAACCTGAAAGAAAAATATATACTCCTCGATTCCTCGGGGACGGCATGAGAAAGGCAGAAACCAAGCATGAACGGAGACAATATGCGGGCTTTGAAAATTGCGCTGAAACCGATTCCTGCCGGGTCATTCCAGATGGGGTCAAGTGATCATTCCGATGAACAGCCAATTCATGCGGTAACATTGTCCGCATTTCAGATGAGCGCTTATGAAATAACACAGGGGCAGTACAAGGCTGTGATGGGTACGAATCCTTCTTCTTTCAAAGGTGATGACAACCTTCCGGTGGAGCAGGTGTCTTGGTGGGATGCGAGAAAGTTCTGTAATGCAGTAAGCGACAGTTCAGGATTTGGCCGTTGCTATTATGATGAAAGTACGGACGCGTGTGATTTCACGAAGAACGGGTTCCGTCTGCCGACCGAAGCTGAGTGGGAATATGCCTGTCGTGCCGGGACAACGACGATGTATTATACGGGCGACAATGTAAGTGACCTTGACCGCGCCGGTTGGTATTGTTACAACAGCAGCAATAAGACGCACCTGGTTGGCCAAAAGACTCCCAATACCTGGGGATTATACGATATGCATGGGAACGTTTGGGAATGGTGCAGTGACTGGTATGGGAGCTACACAAGCGGAAGTGTTACAAATCCCACAGGTGCACTATACGGTGCCGGCCGCGTTATCCGCGGCGGCAGTTGGAACGGCTACGGCTACGGCGACGTTTGCCGGTCGGCCGTCCGTGGCGTCAGCTTCCCGGACTACTGGACCCTCGATATCGGGTTCCGTGTGGTGCGCCGTCCATGAAGGCAATCTTTTGAGCACTCGAACCTTGATATTTGATACTTGATACGGGGGAGGTGCAGGAGGGGGTGTCCCCCTCCTGCCTTTTTTTAATCCCCCCGCCGCTTCGCGGCGACCCCCTTATCGAAGGGGGTTAAAAACCTTGTGCGACCGATGGTTTTTCCCCCTTAACAAGGGGGATGTCCGAAGGACAGGGGGATCTTCTTTCATATGTCTGAACCATGATTCGTGGGATTAGAGGATTACCATGATTGAAAATAATCAAGCTAATCCCATAATCAAGTAAATCAAGGTTCAGACAATAAGTAGGAACATTATTATCAGACTTTAGAAGTCTATTGAATAGTCGAGCCTTTTGCAAAAGGCTCAGTTTAGAAATGAATTTCGGACATACCATGAATCCTCAGAGAAAAACACTCTATCTTTTCGACGGCACCGCGCTGGCCTACCGCGCCTATTTCGCATTTATCCGCAACCCTCTTATCAACTCCAGGGGCGAGGATACCTCGGCCGCATTCGGATTCACCAACACCATTCTCTCCCTGGTCCGGGAGAAGCAGCCCGACTATCTGGCAATCGTGTTCGATACCGGCAGGAAGACCTTCCGTCATGCACTCTACCCTCTCTACAAGGCTACCCGTCAGAAGATGCCCGAGCCGATGATCAGCCAGGTTCCCCGTATCAGGCAGGCGGTGGACGCCCTGGGGGTTCAGCGTCTGGAAGTTGAGGGGTACGAGGCTGACGATGTGATCGGCACCCTGGCGGTGAAAGCAGAGAAAGAGGGGTTCGATGTAGTCATGGTAACCGGGGACAAGGATTTTATGCAGCTTGTCGGGCCCCATGTCACCATGTTTGTTCCGATGAAAAATGAAGTGATCACACCGGAAGTCATCATGGAAAAGTACGGCGTTGCCCCGGACAGGGTAGTAGACCTTCTGGCGCTTATGGGGGATGCTTCCGATAATGTTCCCGGAATTCCGAAGGTCGGCGAGAAAACAGCACGCAGCCTCCTCGAAGAGTTCGGCTCCCTGGATGAGATTCTCGCCCGATGCGACGATATCCCAAAACCTGCACTCCAGGTCTGCATCAAGGAAAACCGCGAAATCGCTCTCTTATCCAGGGAACTGGTTACCATCAAAACCGATGTGCCGGTGAATATCGATCTGGAAAGCCTTAAATTCAAGGGTTTTTCCGTTGATACCGCTATCCCTTTCTTCCGGGAGATGGAATTTACCAGCCTTATCAATGCAGTAAAACAGCCCGGAAAACAGAAAGAATCGAAGACGGCGGTCAAAATAATCACCCCGGGAGAAATGGAGGCCTGTTTCCGGGAGTTGTCCCAATCCGTAGAGATCGCCATCGATATGGAGACCACCTCGGAACTGCCCATGAATGCAGAGATTGTTGCTTTCGCCGTCTCTTCCGGAGAGGGTGCGTCGTATTTTCCGCTCAGGCATGACGGTTACGAAAATCTGGATTCCGAGGCTATGCTCTCCCATCTGAAAAAACTGTTTTCGAATAATACTATCAGGAAGACTGTCCACGACGCAAAATACAACGAGATAATTCTCAGGCGTCATGGTTTCGATACAGCGCCTTTCAACTTCGATACCCTGCTTTCGGCTTATGTACTCGAGCCGGGCATCCGGGGTTACGATATCGAAAGCCTTGCGGATATCCACCTTAAACACCGGCTGCAGTCGCTTGGCGAGCTTACCGGCAAAGGGAAGATGAAGAAATCATACGCCGATCTGGATATGGAAACTGCCGCAGTGTATGCCGCAGAAAAGGCGGAAATGATCCTTTCGCTGGGCAGGTATTTCGGGAAGAAACTC
This region of Candidatus Latescibacter sp. genomic DNA includes:
- the bamD gene encoding outer membrane protein assembly factor BamD; the protein is MLIAISAIGCASKMKEKELTMDAHFYFNRGLVEMKKKDYPKAIGDFQTVVESFSGSEIVDEALFNLAEAHFKNEDYLTAAYEFERVYVDYPSSDYAAQAQYKKALSYFMESPKASLDQENTHLAIDEFNRFIENYPNNSLEADAQRKIEELREKLAYKEYLAAQLYYKMKYWDAAIIYYRSVIKEYPRSAWVDDSELGIGLAYIKKKEYSGAAEVLKQLIAGEKTDSGVRKKASKLLSEIQKYGEKK
- the nadD gene encoding nicotinate-nucleotide adenylyltransferase, giving the protein MEKKSEKIALFGGTFDPVHHGHLIIAQAVIEEAGLDRVIFVPSARPPHKNRDIMFTAEDRFRMLSLALDGNPRFILSDMEIKRKGPSYTIDTIREFKSSLPLNTKLYFLVGMDNLFEMETWKDPVEILAECVILAADRACRQGREIPDWLSGRVQKVMTPLIDISSSDIRRRLREGKSVRYLVPEAVNGMIEKILQG
- a CDS encoding nucleotidyltransferase domain-containing protein, giving the protein MYDPEIVRIILEHYPTAQAIYLFGTYSTEFERPDSDVDIAILLPHSDAKREGFMTFSDAVVALERLLGKDVDLINLRQVSTVFQKEIIMVERRIFCANTYAADEFEMLTLSFYQKLNEERADVLAEGLRSGRFYNI
- a CDS encoding DUF86 domain-containing protein, whose amino-acid sequence is MNEIILNKKLSIERCIKQINTYYALDTGLPFNKDYLKQDAIALNLQRVCELTIDIANYLIKSKKLGLPQESRDSFALLEQAGLIQIGQMNMLQAMVGFRNTLVHQYQKLDLNIMVDIIEHHMLDLLDFANCALKAMD
- the polA gene encoding DNA polymerase I, with product MNPQRKTLYLFDGTALAYRAYFAFIRNPLINSRGEDTSAAFGFTNTILSLVREKQPDYLAIVFDTGRKTFRHALYPLYKATRQKMPEPMISQVPRIRQAVDALGVQRLEVEGYEADDVIGTLAVKAEKEGFDVVMVTGDKDFMQLVGPHVTMFVPMKNEVITPEVIMEKYGVAPDRVVDLLALMGDASDNVPGIPKVGEKTARSLLEEFGSLDEILARCDDIPKPALQVCIKENREIALLSRELVTIKTDVPVNIDLESLKFKGFSVDTAIPFFREMEFTSLINAVKQPGKQKESKTAVKIITPGEMEACFRELSQSVEIAIDMETTSELPMNAEIVAFAVSSGEGASYFPLRHDGYENLDSEAMLSHLKKLFSNNTIRKTVHDAKYNEIILRRHGFDTAPFNFDTLLSAYVLEPGIRGYDIESLADIHLKHRLQSLGELTGKGKMKKSYADLDMETAAVYAAEKAEMILSLGRYFGKKLAEEGMTALYADLEIPLMEVLVQMEMSGVRIDVDVLRKMSEELSGEMEKLSGRISELAGEEFNINSPKQLGYILFEKLKLKPARKGKSGYSTDIEVLTKLAQEHGLPGLILEYRQLSKLKSTYVDALPLMINPRTGRIHTSFNQAVTSTGRLSSSDPNLQNIPIRTEMGRKIRQAFIADPGYCLLSADYSQVELRIMAHISGDPVLTEAFERGEDIHTSTASLIFNILPGLVSPEQRRQAKIINFGVMYGMGAHSLSEQLGIGFTEAREYISNYFATHSGVRAYVERIIREAETKGYVTTLMDRKRYLPDIYSGNRGVAEFAKRTAINTPIQGSAADLIKLSMINLSRRLANERLKAFMILQVHDELVLEVPVDEIDTVQPLVKEVMENAMKISVPLVVETGYGRHWLEAH
- a CDS encoding nucleotidyltransferase domain-containing protein; this encodes MNLEILSPDRLSALLKDFKEHHGAEYHLRALGYFGSYALNTATSESDVDIVFDTDAPNLFMTAMMKQDLEELLGCPVDVLQLRGLTNPRLKARIEKEAVYV
- a CDS encoding formylglycine-generating enzyme family protein, whose translation is MRALKIALKPIPAGSFQMGSSDHSDEQPIHAVTLSAFQMSAYEITQGQYKAVMGTNPSSFKGDDNLPVEQVSWWDARKFCNAVSDSSGFGRCYYDESTDACDFTKNGFRLPTEAEWEYACRAGTTTMYYTGDNVSDLDRAGWYCYNSSNKTHLVGQKTPNTWGLYDMHGNVWEWCSDWYGSYTSGSVTNPTGALYGAGRVIRGGSWNGYGYGDVCRSAVRGVSFPDYWTLDIGFRVVRRP